Proteins found in one Neurospora crassa OR74A linkage group II, whole genome shotgun sequence genomic segment:
- a CDS encoding alpha-1,2-mannosyltransferase alg11, giving the protein MANGLFTYVAISLFTIGPLLALFIPFVWRLVGSSLGWYLRRKTDGRRCHILEVVEADERKYRDSKSAKGRKAEKEDRDTFNNTEATGTSDGKVYDKDWDGIVGFFHPFCNAGGGGERVLWAAIRATQKRWPKAKCVVYTGDHDVSKEAILSRVEQRFNIHLHPPTVNFLYLSTRRWVLASTWPYFTLAGQSFGSLIMAWDAFSLLVPDIFVDTMGYAFALGFSRFLFRDVPTAAYVHYPTISTDMLESLDPASAVGSQGVNAGKGTGAKGRAKKIYWQLFARLYSLMGASVDVVMTNSTWTQAHIEKLWGPVRNLTGAVPGIKSKVNPIAVVYPPVAVEELEQEVEVSPESEKRRENVLLYIAQFRPEKNHQLIVQAFAEFLKSGSEAARDAKLVLVGSVRDDYDSKRVYKLRLLVNELHIKDRVEFHLDASWPDILEWLRRASVGVNGMWNEHFGIGVVEYQAAGLISVVHDSGGPKLDIVVEVDGEPTGFHATTSKEFAEGFEKALSLPNPYAVRLRARKSAKRFTEEEFARRWIEQLEKCVAIKAVEKPKSRQ; this is encoded by the exons ATGGCGAACGGCCTCTTCACATACGTTGCCATCTCCTTGTTTACTATCGGCCCGCTTCTCGCCCTGTTTATCCCCTTCGTATGGCGACTGGTCGGTTCCTCGCTGGGATGGTACTTGCGTAGGAAGACAGACGGCCGACGCTGCCACATTctcgaggtggtggaggccgACGAAAGGAAATATCGGGACTCCAAGAGCGCAAAGGGCCGAAAAGCGGAGAAAGAGGATCGGGACACCTTCAACAACACCGAAGCTACCGGCACATCCGACGGCAAGGTCTACGATAAGGATTGGGATGGCATCGTGGGCTTCTTTCACCCCTTTTG CAACGCCGGCGGAGGTGGAGAGAGAGTCCTCTGGGCTGCTATCCGGGCCACGCAGAAACGCTGGCCCAAAGCCAAGTGTGTTGTCTACACGGGTGATCACGATGTTAGCAAGGAGGCTATCCTCTCCAGAGTAGAG CAACGCTTCAACATCCACCTCCACCCGCCCACCGTCAACTTCCTCTACCTGTCTACCCGGCGATGGGTTCTCGCCTCCACATGGCCCTACTTCACCCTCGCCGGCCAGTCCTTCGGCTCTCTTATCATGGCCTGGGACGCCTTCTCCCTGCTCGTGCCCGACATCTTCGTCGACACTATGGGCTACGCCTTCGCTCTCGGTTTCTCCCGCTTCCTCTTCCGCGACGTGCCCACAGCCGCCTACGTGCACTACCCAACCATCTCGACCGACATGCTCGAGTCACTCGACCCAGCCTCCGCCGTCGGCAGCCAGGGCGTCAACGCCGGCAAGGGCACTGGTGCCAAGGGCCGCGCCAAGAAGATCTACTGGCAGCTGTTCGCACGGCTGTACTCGCTCATGGGTGCGTCTGTGGACGTGGTGATGACCAATTCGACCTGGACGCAGGCGCACATCGAGAAGCTCTGGGGACCTGTGCGCAACCTGACGGGCGCGGTGCCCGGTATCAAGTCCAAGGTCAACCCCATCGCGGTGGTCTACCCGCCCGTGGCCGTCGAGGAGCTGGAGCAGGAGGTCGAGGTTTCCCCGGAAAGCGAGAAGCGAAGGGAGAATGTGCTGCTGTACATTGCGCAGTTCAGGCCAGAGAAGAACCATCAACTCATTGTGCAGGCGTTTGCGGAATTCTTGAAGAGCGGATCGGAAGCGGCGAGGGACGCAAAGTTGGTCCTGGTCGGCAGTGTGAGGGATGATTACGACTCGAAGAGGGTCTACAAGCTACGGCTGCTGGTCAACGAGCTGCATATCAAGGACCGGGTGGAGTTCCATCTGGATGCGTCGTGGCCGGATATTCTGGAGTGGTTGAGGCGCGCAAGCGTAGGCGTTAATGGCATGTGGAACGAGCACTTTGGCATCGGAGTGGTGGAGTATCAGGCTGCTGGGTTGATCTCGGTGGTGCATGACAGTGGTGGACCGAAGCTGGATATCGTTGTCGAGGTCGATGGAGAACCTACTG GCTTCCACGCCACGACCTCCAAGGAATTCGCAGAGGGCTTCGAGAAGGCTTTGTCCTTGCCCAACCCGTACGCTGTCCGGTTGAGGGCGCGCAAGTCGGCGAAACGCTTCACTGAGGAGGAGTTCGCGAGGAGGTGGATCGAGCAACTGGAGAAATGTGTGGCTATCAAGGCGGTCGAAAAGCCCAAGAGCAGACAGTGA
- a CDS encoding syntaxin, with amino-acid sequence MSFDQLSSLEAGRRRNTGGNQYTDDPEFQRLSQDLMNKLFKLNGNNQRLQGEVGHLGTRRDTPRVRERVHELIEESRDLFKEVGGGVKKVQTWEDVTPTQKYMQQKLSREFQSSLSEFQSLQRTALDKQKASVTAARSVIDATDPSHSSHPVLESGEPQLLQYQEQELTHLASQSDVDFQDALILEREEEIRNIEQGVGDLNVLFQQVAQIVSEQGEMLDTIANNVENVRDDTAGADRELRSAARYQKNARGKACCLLLILSVILTIVLLAVFLG; translated from the exons aTGTCATTCGATCAGCTCTCCTCCCTTGAGGCGGGGCGCCGTCGTAATACCGGTGGCAACCAGTACACCGATGACCCCGAGTTCCAGCGCCTCTCCCAAGATTTGATGAACAAGCTCTTCAAGCTTAACGGCAACAACCAGCGACTCCAAGGCGAGGTCGGCCACCTCGGCACGCGGCGCGATACTCCACGGGTTCGGGAACGAGTCCACGAGCTGATTGAGGAGTCGCGCGATCTATTCAAGGAAGTCGGCGGGGGCGTCAAGAAGGTGCAAACCTGGGAAGATGTCACT CCGACCCAAAAATACATGCAACAAAAACTCTCGCGCGAATTCCAATCCTCCCTCTCCGAATTCCAATCCCTCCAACGCACCGCCCTCGACAAGCAAAAAGCCTCAGTAACCGCCGCCCGCTCCGTGATTGACGCCACCGACCCTTCGCACTCTTCGCACCCCGTGCTCGAGTCCGGGGAACCCCAGCTGCTGCAATATCAGGAGCAAGAACTCACCCACCTCGCGTCGCAATCCGATGTCGATTTCCAGGATGCGCTCATCCTCGAGCGCGAAGAGGAGATTCGCAATATCGAGCAGGGTGTTGGCGACTTGAATGTGCTGTTCCAGCAGGTGGCTCAGATTGTCAGCGAGCAGGGCGAGATGCTGGATACGATTGCGAATAATGTGGAGAATGTGAGGGATGATACGGCGGGGGCGGATAGGGAGTTGAGGAGTGCGGCGAGGTATCAGAAGAATGCGAGGGGCAAGGCGTGCTGTTTGTTGCTGATTTTGAGCGTTATCTTGACGATTGTTTTGTTGGCGGTGTTCTTGGGCTAA
- a CDS encoding thermatolerance membrane protein Dlt1, whose protein sequence is MKSAVSTIAHYLYKLVYYFIYLVLLAFLIVSPIDLIRQAIITKQNYSILIVALCYLVTILIIVFIYATRLYYNKAVLDSIPKSWVPVEKGDVPRDVRQLIVARLSRSAAIAYEARPRLPLPPTSAAPGSGPASVPATANVPHPTSQRQEVERNHDEGEDEEPQQEHSGRIATAAKEASKEATDRFAGRQSRWKPKVRRGLSAGTIEGRESEHDSTTTHPSGHDEPTCINIGALHGGSHIWGEIEHPGWGPPTSPDLANVQYDTVIRELPNLIEAKAITLAPPDRACEGEAEGEAGRMDPPLLDPDAVELLQRHESMGLREYLTSLTELGVVAPSEALSEFIKLYERARYSTRPLSLDEFRRLMHVFAEVLKDMRPLDPMVLDEIAREYEYDGAEDNDPGIAYNAGTEGDGSNDRRFFSPYSQQPQQPSPNSFYESDIDNDAPRRSYSSGDLRKDSDGGSMYHAGNEPEHYIASRQHRRQQQQREPPRTPTPKTPKRRRRTAKYTTAAHPSDPGPSDANPFRGLNHLTRQHTNSSYLSSSSSLRSTHTHNHLRPETAKTARTHLSSRSHRHHHHHHHHPYQRSANRESSGTCSTTYSWQQQLRQFRTAPASPRSVALTGHTGLCRAETNGTGISPGEVSQLSLASSSGKGASVRSGENSDSSSGSVIRLAGRGDQTDLPYVLMPTPSM, encoded by the coding sequence ATGAAGTCGGCCGTGTCTACCATCGcccactacctctacaaacTTGTCTACTACTTCATCTATCTCGTCCTTCTCGCTTTTCTCATTGTCAGTCCTATCGACTTGATCCGCCAGGCGATCATCACCAAGCAGAACTACAGCATCCTCATTGTTGCGCTCTGTTACCTCGTCACTATTCTCATCATTGTCTTTATCTACGCCACCCGACTGTACTATAACAAAGCGGTGCTCGACTCGATACCCAAATCATGGGTCCCTGTAGAAAAGGGCGACGTGCCTCGCGATGTCAGACAGTTGATTGTCGCCCGTCTCAGCAGGAGTGCCGCCATTGCGTATGAAGCGAGACCAAGGTTGCCTTTGCCTCCGACTTCAGCTGCTCCCGGTTCTGGGCCAGCTTCTGTCCCTGCAACAGCAAATGTGCCGCACCCTACATCGCAAAGGCAAGAGGTGGAAAGGAATCATGATGAaggggaagatgaagaacCACAGCAAGAGCATAGTGGACGGATAGCCACGGCAGCGAAGGAAGCCTCGAAAGAAGCCACAGACAGATTCGCTGGGAGACAATCTCGCTGGAAACCAAAGGTGCGAAGGGGACTCAGCGCGGGCACCATTGAGGGCCGGGAATCCGAACATGATTCGACTACCACGCACCCATCGGGCCATGACGAGCCGACGTGCATCAATATCGGTGCACTACATGGAGGTTCCCATATCTGGGGCGAGATCGAACACCCTGGCTGGGGTCCGCCTACTTCTCCGGACCTTGCGAATGTGCAATACGATACAGTCATACGCGAACTGCCGAATTTGATCGAGGCCAAGGCTATCACCCTTGCACCGCCGGACCGGGCATGCGAAGGCGAGGCTGAGGGAGAAGCAGGGAGGATGGACCCGCCGCTATTGGACCCGGATGCCGTGGAGCTACTTCAGCGACATGAGAGCATGGGACTTCGCGAGTATCTGACTAGTTTGACGGAGCTCGGCGTGGTAGCACCATCAGAGGCCCTGAGTGAATTCATAAAGCTGTACGAGCGCGCTCGGTATTCTACTCGGCCGCTATCGCTTGACGAATTCAGACGGTTAATGCACGTTTTTGCGGAGGTGCTTAAAGACATGAGACCGCTTGATCCGATGGTGTTGGACGAAATTGCCAGAGAGTACGAGTATGATGGAGCTGAAGATAATGATCCGGGAATTGCTTATAACGCCGGCACCGAAGGCGATGGCAGTAATGATCGCCGTTTCTTCTCTCCCTACTCGCAGCAACCGCAACAACCCTCACCAAACTCCTTCTACGAAAGCGACATCGACAACGATGCGCCCAGGCGAAGTTACTCCTCTGGCGATTTACGCAAAGATAGCGATGGCGGTAGCATGTACCACGCTGGAAACGAACCAGAGCACTATATCGCTAGCCGCCAGCATCGAcgtcagcaacaacaacgggaACCACCCAGAACCCCCACGCCCAAAACtcccaaaagaagaaggagaacagCCAAATACACCACAGCCGCCCACCCATCAGACCCAGGCCCAAGCGACGCCAACCCCTTCCGCGGCCTCAATCACCTGACCCGGCAACATACTAACTCCTCCTacttgtcttcttcctcctccctcaggAGCACCCACACTCACAACCACCTCCGCCCCGAAACAGCGAAAACCGCAAGAACCCACCTCAGCAGTCGcagtcatcgtcatcatcatcatcatcatcatcatccttaTCAACGCTCTGCGAACCGCGAATCCTCTGGCACTTGCTCGACTACGTATTCCTGGCAGCAACAACTGAGACAGTTTCGTACGGCGCCGGCTTCCCCTAGGAGCGTGGCGCTGACGGGGCACACGGGGCTGTGCAGGGCGGAGACGAATGGTACGGGGATCAGTCCTGGGGAGGTTTCGCAATTGTCGTTGGCATCGTCCTCTGGAAAAGGGGCGAGTGTGAGGAGTGGGGAGAATAGTGATAGTAGTAGTGGGAGTGTGATTAGGTtggcggggaggggggatCAGACGGATTTGCCTTATGTTTTGATGCCTACTCCTAGTATGTGA
- a CDS encoding 1,3-beta-glucanosyltransferase Gel2 gives MLIQSTLIALSATLAAAVKPLTVKNQFFVDPNDNIFQIVGVAYQPGGSAGYNAALGKDPLSDGDICRRDAAILQILGVNTIRVYNLNPDVNHDECASIFNAAGIYMILDVNSPQVAGSLQNYNPWESYYDTYVNRTFAVVEAFKNYDNTLAFFSGNEVINDASSAGQVPPYMRAVTRDIKNYVAKHCDRKIPVGYSAADVRDVLFDSFEYFTCAEDGKSDDPSRADIFALNSYSWCGDSDMQKSGYVDLVEGFSNTSVPVFYSEYGCNEVKPRMFTEVGAIYGKDFSQVFSGGIVYEYTEEENSYGLVSVNTKDQSVTLLKDFYTLKDQFAKLDWKKIQGVKSAKDGSGPKPPKCDSKLIQSKDFDGNFTLPAMPPNVPKILANGVSPKPSGKLIEVTNFKSKYTVKNADGSVISDLAVKPLSNDESNSPGTNDAKIQSSGSVTSSSGNSTTSGSSSEATSDAKNTSGAAGSAVAMTVPAMAMGAFAIFAGLAL, from the exons ATGCTT ATCCAATCGACTCTTATCGCGCTCAGCGCGACCCTCGCGGCCGCCGTCAAGCCCTTGACGGTCAAGAACCAGTTCTTCGTCGACCCCAACGACAACATCTTCCAGATCGTCGGTGTCGCCTACCAGCCCGGTGGCTCTGCTGGCTACAATGCCGCCCTCGGAAAGGACCCCCTCAGCGATGGCGATATCTGCCGCCGTGACGCTGCCATTCTCCAGATTCTCGGCGTGAACACCATTCGTGTCTATAACTTGAACCCGGATGTCAACCACGACGAGTGCGCCAGCATCTTCAACGCCGCCGGTATCTACATGATCCTCGACGTCAACTCTCCCCAGGTTGCCGGCTCCCTGCAGAACTACAACCCCTGGGAGTCGTACTATGACACCTACGTCAACCGTACTTTCGCCGTTGTCGAGGCCTTCAAGAACTACGACAACACCcttgccttcttctccggaAACGAGGTCATCAACGACGCTTCTTCCGCCGGCCAGGTCCCCCCTTACATGAGGGCCGTCACCCGCGATATCAAGAACTACGTCGCCAAGCACTGCGACCGCAAGATCCCCGTCGGCTACTCGGCCGCCGATGTCCGTGACGTTCTCTTCGACAGCTTCGAGTACTTCACCTGCGCCGAGGACGGCAAGTCCGACGACCCTAGCCGCGCCGACATCTTCGCCCTCAACAGCTACTCCTGGTGCGGCGACAGTGACATGCAAAAGTCCGGCTACGTCGACCTCGTCGAGGGCTTCAGCAACACCTCCGTCCCCGTCTTCTACTCCGAGTATGGCTGCAACGAGGTGAAGCCCCGTATGTTCACCGAAGTTGGCGCCATCTACGGCAAGGATTTCAGCCAAGTTTTCTCTGGTGGTATCGTCTACGAGTacaccgaggaggagaacagCTACGGTCTCGTCAGCGTCAACACCAAGGACCAGTCCGTCACCCTCCTCAAGGACTTCTACACCCTCAAGGATCAGTTCGCCAAGCTCGACTGGAAGAAGATTCAGGGCGTCAAGTCCGCCAAGGACGGCTCCGGCCCCAAGCCCCCCAAGTGCGACTCCAAGTTGATCCAGTCCAAGGACTTTGACGGCAACTTCACCCTCCCCGCCATGCCTCCCAACGTGCCCAAGATCCTCGCCAATGGTGTTAGCCCCAAGCCCAGCGGCAAGCTCATTGAGGTTACCAACTTCAAGTCCAAGTACACTGTCAAGAACGCCGATGGTAGCGTCATCTCCGACTTGGCCGTCAAGCCCCTCAGCAACGACGAGAGCAACT CTCCCGGCACCAACGATGCCAAGATCCAATCCTCTGGCAGcgtcacctcctcctccggcaaCTCCACCACCTCGGGCTCCAGCTCGGAGGCTACGTCCGACGCCAAGAACACCAGCGGCGCCGCCGGCAGCGCCGTTGCTATGACCGTGCCCGCCATGGCCATGGGTGCCTTTGCCATCTTTGCCGGTCTCGCCTTGTAG
- a CDS encoding tRNA (uracil-5-)-methyltransferase codes for MSATARLLFTRSIIKPTTSASIRSQLALPNNKFSWARSASHYTASTSKADFDNEFHKDNGFHKQHHQHNKMGKRQFNGKPGKFRKKQKKVVVASEGSPEEVLLHDIHALLETLTVADVVDEGATEAQAEAKPEVEKVEGEEKAEEKTEEAETKQELLAQGTEIEAEVLSLSSTGDGLARQKGSNSNHIYVVPFTVPGDVVKARVYRHVPQDGYSHADFLEVLTPSPLRDDSRIQCKYFAKCSGCQFQMLDYSEQLKHKRSIVVKAYKNFSNLSPELVPEILDTIGSPLQYGYRTKLTPHFDGPPGGNRRGFKKPMEEMPPIGFTPKGLRKVMDIEDCPIATDAVRAGLTAERERMSKEFASYTRGATILLRESTKRVPKPADGSEIAVPDLKPGVLSTPIATPAADGSYTDFKTCITDNNATSTEYIDSFIFQNPAGSFFQNNNSILSPFTDHIRQHILPPSLPEGAKPIKNLIDAYSGSGLFTITQSSLFPGGSIGIDIADKSIDFARRNARLNGLDESQCKFIAADAPKLFESVAQLDADETVVVLDPPRKGCDASFLRQLMQFAPRRVVYVSCNVHTQARDVGVLVRGRVGDTFGEAFVDPTEGEKKMSRYVIESIRGFDFFPQTGHVEGVAILNRVDE; via the coding sequence ATGTCGGCAACCGCCCGACTTCTCTTCACTCGATCAATCATCAAACCCACAACATCAGCATCCATCCGTAGCCAATTGGCGCTGCCGAATAACAAATTCTCCTGGGCCAGGTCAGCGAGCCACTACACGGCATCAACATCCAAAGCAGATTTCGACAACGAGTTCCACAAGGACAACGGGTTCCATAAGCAGCACCATCAGCATAACAAGATGGGCAAGAGACAGTTTAACGGCAAGCCTGGAAAGTTCAGGaaaaagcagaagaaggttgTGGTTGCGTCCGAAGGATCCCCGGAGGAAGTTCTGCTGCACGATATCCATGCACTTCTTGAGACCTTGACTGTGGCCGATGTGGTCGACGAGGGAGCCACTGAGGCTCAGGCTGAGGCCAAGCCGGAGGTTGAGAAGGTAGAGGgtgaggagaaggcggaggagaagacggaggaggccGAGACCAAGCAGGAGCTTCTTGCGCAGGGCACCGAAATCGAAGCCGAGGTGCTATCACTGTCTTCCACCGGTGATGGTCTTGCCAGGCAGAAGGGTTCGAACTCCAACCACATCTATGTCGTCCCCTTCACGGTCCCTGGCGACGTTGTCAAGGCCCGCGTCTACCGCCATGTACCGCAAGACGGCTACTCGCATGCCGATTTCCTGGAGGTTCTCACCCCTTCGCCTCTCCGCGACGACAGCCGCATCCAATGCAAGTACTTTGCCAAGTGCTCCGGCTGCCAGTTCCAGATGCTCGACTACTCGGAGCAGCTCAAGCACAAGCGCAGCATCGTGGTCAAGGCCTACAAGAACTTCTCCAACCTCTCTCCCGAGCTTGTTCCCGAGATTCTCGACACCATCGGCTCCCCTCTCCAGTACGGCTACCGCACCAAGCTGACGCCCCACTTCGACGGCCCCCCTGGCGGCAACCGCCGCGGCTTCAAGAAGCCCATGGAGGAGATGCCGCCCATCGGTTTCACCCCCAAGGGTCTGCGCAAGGTGATGGACATCGAGGACTGCCCGATCGCCACGGACGCCGTCCGCGCCGGTCTCACGGCCGAGCGTGAGCGCATGTCCAAGGAATTTGCCTCGTACACCCGCGGCGCCACCATCCTGCTTCGCGAGAGCACCAAGCGCGTGCCCAAGCCCGCCGACGGCTCGGAAATCGCCGTTCCCGATCTCAAGCCCGGCGTGCTCTCCACGCCCATCgccacccccgccgccgacggcAGCTACACCGACTTCAAGACGTGCATCACCGACAACAACGCCACCTCGACCGAGTACATTGACTCCTTCATCTTCCAGAACCCGGCCGGCTCCTTCTTccaaaacaacaactccatcctctcccccttTACCGACCACATCCGCCAACACATCCTCCCGCCCTCGCTGCCGGAAGGCGCCAAGCCCATCAAGAACCTAATAGACGCCTATTCGGGCTCTGGcctcttcaccatcacccAATCCTCCCTGTTCCCAGGCGGCTCGATCGGCATCGACATCGCCGACAAGTCCATTGACTTTGCACGGCGCAATGCCCGCCTGAACGGGCTGGACGAGTCGCAGTGCAAGTTCATTGCGGCCGACGCGCCCAAGCTGTTCGAGTCCGTTGCGCAACTCGACGCGGACGAGACCGTGGTGGTTCTGGATCCGCCTCGCAAGGGGTGCGATGCCAGCTTTTTGCGGCAGCTGATGCAGTTCGCGCCCAGGAGGGTGGTGTATGTCAGTTGCAACGTGCACACGCAGGCGCGCGATGTCGGCGTGTTGGTCAGGGGCCGCGTGGGGGATACGTTTGGGGAAGCGTTTGTGGATCCGACggagggggagaagaagatgagtcGCTATGTGATTGAGAGCATTCGCGGGTTTGATTTCTTCCCGCAGACGGGGCATGTCGAGGGCGTGGCGATTTTGAATCGGGTTGATGAGTAG
- the oxa-2 gene encoding OXA-2, with the protein MAAFGGRTVSGLSMSSLARHGLSTTSSSVRPLGFTAATQIHHRRNSPASSVPSQRRTFVNEAVTTVEQLLLAAQANLHIPWYILIPGFGATISLIFRVPAAKYTQRLAQRRALLKPILMAWGRRHYQEVNYAKQADPVKHDFHPPTEIMKRMEKTSKRLLKEWGVQPWKQFVPFLAFPGWLVGIEALRRLCGGPVGLLGMFLGANKDGRAAAEAASKAAETTQQAVLQATEAATNATQAVTEASVTTTTPVADAIVNPLANILPESLSSYFQNTLPTTMEGCLWFPDLMAADPLHILPFVLSFTMFVNVMPRNQEGWLRLLNPGTEDVNPNNIGEHASKIKQQKSVGLRMQRALLLLTLIVGPATINLPAALHLYWITTSLTSNAITSVVAAKMPLPPYLGPAKGRGDDPYVRPKLPGLDWEPNHTAVKKVISQAMSQDRA; encoded by the coding sequence ATGGCTGCTTTCGGAGGACGTACAGTCAGCGGTTTGAGCATGAGCTCGCTCGCCCGGCATGGGCTTTCCACCACATCGAGCTCAGTTCGACCACTGGGCTTCACAGCAGCCACCCAAATACATCACAGGAGGAATAGTCCAGCCTCATCGGTTCCCTCACAACGACGAACCTTTGTCAACGAGGCCGTCACCACCGTCGagcagctcctcctcgccgcccaAGCCAACCTGCACATCCCATGGTACATTCTCATTCCCGGTTTCGGCGCGACCATCAGCCTCATCTTCCGCGTTCCCGCGGCCAAATACACCCAGCGGCTCGCCCAGCGCCGGGCCCTGCTCAAGCCCATTCTGATGGCATGGGGCCGGAGGCACTACCAAGAAGTCAACTACGCGAAGCAGGCCGATCCCGTCAAGCACGACTTTCACCCGCCCACCGAGATCATGAAGCGGATGGAGAAGACGAGCAAAAGGTTACTGAAAGAGTGGGGCGTGCAGCCATGGAAGCAGTTTGTGCCGTTTTTGGCCTTTCCCGGCTGGCTGGTGGGTATCGAGGCTTTGAGGAGGTTGTGTGGCGGACCGGTTGGTCTGTTGGGTATGTTTTTGGGGGCTAATAAGGAtgggagggcggcggcggaggcggcctCGAAGGCGGCGGAAACCACACAACAAGCAGTGTTACAAGCAACTGAAGCGGCCACAAACGCCACGCAGGCCGTCACGGAAGCATCCGTCACCACTACCACGCCCGTCGCCGACGCCATTGTCAACCCCCTAGCCAACATCCTCCCGGAATCCCTCTCCAGCTATTTCCAAAACACCCTCCCCACCACCATGGAGGGCTGCCTCTGGTTCCCCGACCTCATGGCCGCCGACCCTCTGCACATTCTCCCTTTCGTTCTTTCTTTCACCATGTTCGTCAACGTAATGCCTCGCAACCAAGAAGGGTGGTTGCGTCTCCTGAACCCCGGGACGGAGGACGTCAACCCAAACAATATTGGCGAGCACGCATCCAAGATCAAGCAGCAAAAGTCCGTAGGACTTAGGATGCAGCgggcgctgctgctgctgacgcTGATCGTTGGGCCCGCCACCATCAACTTGCCGGCGGCGCTGCACCTGTACTGGATCACGACGAGTCTGACGAGCAACGCGATCACGAGCGTGGTGGCGGCCAAGATGCCGTTGCCGCCATATCTGGGACCGGccaaggggaggggagatgaTCCGTATGTGAGACCGAAGCTGCCGGGGCTGGATTGGGAGCCGAATCACACAGCCGTAAAGAAAGTGATCTCGCAAGCCATGTCACAAGATAGAGCATAG